A stretch of Tripterygium wilfordii isolate XIE 37 chromosome 11, ASM1340144v1, whole genome shotgun sequence DNA encodes these proteins:
- the LOC120008813 gene encoding subtilisin-like protease SBT3, whose product MAPHNAPLYLLCFSLITILQSTLAQSDNYIIHMDPSATPKAFSDNHGWYLSTLTTISDITTTTATNKILSSSKHIYTYNHVMNGFSASLTPSELEALKGTLGYIFSVKDLPVKKHTTHTSEFLGLNPKFGAWPASEYGRDVIIGVVDTGVWPESESYNDQGMSEIPSRWKGTCESGTQFNSSMCNKKLIGARYFNRGLVAQLQKNVTIEMNSVRDTDGHGTHISSIAAGNYVKDASYFGYASGTANGVAPRAHVAMYKALWEEGPSVTSDVIAAIDHAISDGVDVLSISLGYPGVPLYLDPIALATFAAMEKGIFVSTSAGNSIPFFEELHNGIPWVLTVAAGTIDRQFGAILSLGNGVKIPGSALYTGDYNSTQCPIVFLDECKHSIELKKTGEKIVVCEEKDDNVYLIQVGKVRKANVTGGIFITNSTGPFPESTFPAVFMKPKDGETIKDYIERNKEPKVSLEFKITNLGAKPRPTVTDFSLTGPSQSCPFVLKPDIMAPGARVFAAWPSNIPVGVHNWEPYYTNFNMLSGTSVACPHVAGVAALLKSAHPEWSPAAIRSAMMTSADVTDNTHYPIKESSNNLEIASPIVMGAGHVNPNKALDPGLIYDVGVNDYVNLLCGMGFTANQIQAITRSSTTNCSAPSLDLNYPSFIAFFNVNDDSKSDMTMVQEFQRTVTNVGEGMSTYIAKVPTLEGLKVSVTPEKLVFKEKKEKQSYKLSIEGPHLMKQEQVFGFLIWEEVGGNHVVKSPIVATNINSDIIG is encoded by the coding sequence ATGGCTCCTCACAATGCTCCCTTGTATTTGTTGTGCTTTTCCTTAATCACAATCTTGCAATCCACTTTAGCACAATCCGACAACTATATCATCCACATGGACCCATCAGCCACGCCGAAGGCCTTTTCAGATAACCATGGTTGGTATCTGTCCACTCTTACCACAATATCCGATAttaccaccaccaccgccaccaaCAAAATTCTTTCGTCATCTAAACACATCTACACTTACAATCATGTGATGAATGGTTTTAGTGCAAGTCTCACACCTTCTGAGCTTGAGGCCTTAAAAGGTACTCTTGGTTATATTTTTTCCGTCAAGGACTTGCCTGTCAAAAAACACACAACTCATACATCTGAATTCCTCGGCCTGAATCCCAAATTTGGGGCATGGCCAGCCTCAGAATACGGGCGGGATGTCATTATTGGGGTCGTGGACACTGGTGTTTGGCCTGAAAGTGAAAGCTATAATGATCAAGGGATGAGCGAAATCCCATCAAGATGGAAAGGTACATGTGAAAGTGGTACTCAATTCAACTCTTCAATGTGCAACAAGAAGCTAATTGGAGCTCGTTACTTCAACAGAGGCCTAGTTGCACAGCTACAAAAAAATGTGACCATAGAAATGAATTCTGTGCGCGACACTGATGGTCATGGTACCCACATCTCCTCCATTGCCGCAGGAAACTATGTTAAGGATGCTTCATATTTCGGCTACGCATCGGGAACTGCTAATGGTGTAGCTCCTCGTGCACATGTGGCCATGTACAAGGCTCTATGGGAGGAAGGTCCTTCTGTTACGTCTGATGTAATTGCTGCAATTGATCATGCAATAAGTGATGGCGTAGATGTGTTGTCCATTTCTCTTGGATATCCTGGGGTTCCATTGTATTTAGATCCTATAGCCTTGGCCACATTTGCAGCAATGGAGAAAGGCATATTTGTGTCCACCTCGGCTGGAAATAGCATACCTTTTTTTGAGGAACTCCATAATGGCATACCTTGGGTCCTAACCGTGGCTGCCGGTACAATTGATCGTCAATTTGGTGCCATCTTGAGTCTTGGAAACGGAGTGAAAATCCCAGGCTCTGCTCTTTATACAGGGGATTATAATTCAACCCAATGCCCAATAGTATTCTTGGATGAATGTAAGCACTCCattgaattgaagaaaactGGGGAAAAGATCGTTGTGTGTGAAGAAAAGGACGATAATGTATATCTCATCCAAGTGGGTAAGGTAAGGAAGGCCAATGTCACAGGAGGTATTTTTATAACAAATTCTACAGGACCGTTTCCCGAATCCACATTTCCTGCTGTATTCATGAAACCAAAAGATGGTGAAACAATCAAAGACTACATCGAGAGAAACAAAGAACCAAAAGTAAGCTTGGaattcaaaattacaaatcTTGGCGCGAAACCACGACCAACCGTTACAGACTTCAGCCTTACAGGACCATCACAAAGCTGCCCATTTGTATTAAAGCCCGATATTATGGCTCCCGGTGCGAGGGTCTTCGCTGCATGGCCTTCGAACATTCCGGTTGGCGTGCACAACTGGGAACCTTACTACACCAATTTCAATATGCTATCAGGTACATCAGTGGCATGTCCTCATGTAGCAGGCGTTGCGGCTCTTTTGAAATCGGCACATCCCGAATGGAGTCCTGCCGCCATCAGATCTGCCATGATGACCAGTGCTGATGTGACGGACAACACGCATTATCCTATTAAAGAATCTAGTAACAATTTAGAGATAGCATCTCCTATTGTCATGGGAGCCGGACATGTCAATCCAAATAAAGCACTAGACCCCGGACTCATTTACGATGTGGGTGTGAATGATTATGTGAATCTTCTTTGTGGAATGGGGTTCACAGCCAACCAAATCCAAGCCATCACAAGGTCATCTACAACCAATTGTTCTGCTCCATCATTGGACCTTAACTACCCTTCATTCATTGCATTTTTTAATGTGAATGATGACTCCAAATCAGACATGACAATGGTGCAAGAATTTCAGAGAACAGTGACGAATGTGGGTGAGGGAATGTCTACCTACATTGCTAAGGTCCCGACATTGGAGGGGCTTAAGGTCAGTGTCACTCCAGAGAAGTTGGTGTTtaaggagaagaaggagaagcagAGTTACAAGTTGAGCATTGAAGGTCCACATTTGATGAAACAAGAGcaggtttttggttttcttatcTGGGAAGAAGTTGGAGGTAATCATGTGGTGAAAAGTCCTATAGTGGCCACAAACATCAACTCGGATATTATTGGTTAG